From the genome of Streptomyces sp. NBC_01116, one region includes:
- a CDS encoding MaoC family dehydratase produces the protein MTLRHVKDNEYAEEHGGDYEDFEPDMVIRHWPGRTLSEADNTWLTLLTMNQHPLHFDQHYGAGTEYGKVLVNSGITLCLVGGMTVQALSARAVANLGWDRVRLKSPVFVGDTLYATSRILDKRLSRSRPGQGIITVETTGTKSTGETVIVFERSFMVRCRELPGRPAGRGAGDVTATDEGGPLDGRTEPPAP, from the coding sequence ATGACCCTGCGCCACGTCAAGGACAACGAGTACGCCGAGGAACACGGCGGGGACTACGAGGACTTCGAGCCGGACATGGTGATCCGGCACTGGCCGGGCCGCACCCTCTCCGAGGCCGACAACACCTGGCTGACCCTGCTGACGATGAACCAGCACCCGCTCCACTTCGACCAGCACTACGGCGCCGGCACCGAGTACGGAAAGGTCCTGGTGAACAGCGGCATCACGCTGTGCCTGGTCGGCGGGATGACCGTGCAGGCGCTGTCGGCGCGGGCGGTGGCCAACCTGGGCTGGGACAGGGTCCGGTTGAAGAGCCCCGTCTTCGTCGGCGACACCCTCTACGCGACGAGCCGCATCCTCGACAAACGGCTGTCCCGGTCCCGGCCGGGGCAGGGGATCATCACGGTGGAGACGACGGGCACGAAGTCGACGGGGGAGACCGTCATCGTCTTCGAGCGGTCCTTCATGGTCCGCTGCCGTGAGCTGCCCGGCCGGCCCGCGGGCCGAGGAGCAGGAGACGTGACCGCCACGGACGAGGGCGGCCCGTTGGACGGACGCACGGAGCCACCGGCCCCGTGA
- a CDS encoding ABC transporter ATP-binding protein, translated as MIVPALDREDPPPRRRSAPAAGATAVPTAAPGPGPAAPSATPDVGLDARDMTIAYDRTDVVHGADLRLPRGRVTALIGPNGSGKSTLLRAVARLHKARTGSVTVAAGAEDATPVDALALSRSDFARRVTLLAQSRNAPAGLSVRDVVGFGRHPYRGRLRGTDPDGARMVEHALAVTHLTEFADRGVESLSGGQLQRVWFACCLAQDTDVLLLDEPTTYLDLRYQVEILDLVRDLADSHGVTVGVVLHDLDQAAAVADQVVLLSSGRIVAAGTPAEVYAPERLSDAYGIRIDVEPDSSTGIPRTRAVGRHHLRSERP; from the coding sequence GTGATCGTTCCTGCCCTCGACCGAGAAGACCCACCGCCACGTCGGCGCTCCGCGCCCGCTGCCGGTGCCACCGCCGTGCCCACCGCCGCCCCCGGGCCCGGCCCGGCCGCGCCCTCCGCCACGCCCGACGTCGGCCTCGACGCCCGCGACATGACGATCGCGTACGACCGCACCGACGTCGTGCACGGGGCCGACCTGCGGCTGCCGCGTGGCCGCGTCACCGCGCTCATCGGGCCGAACGGCAGTGGGAAGTCCACCCTGTTGCGGGCCGTGGCCCGGCTGCACAAGGCCCGTACCGGCAGCGTGACCGTGGCGGCCGGGGCCGAGGACGCCACGCCCGTCGACGCCCTCGCCCTGTCGCGCTCCGACTTCGCCCGCCGTGTCACGCTGCTCGCGCAGAGCCGGAACGCGCCGGCCGGTCTCAGCGTGCGCGACGTGGTCGGATTCGGCCGGCACCCCTACCGGGGCCGGCTCCGGGGAACCGATCCGGACGGCGCCCGCATGGTCGAACACGCGCTGGCCGTCACGCATCTCACCGAGTTCGCCGACCGCGGGGTGGAGAGCCTGTCCGGCGGGCAGCTGCAACGCGTCTGGTTCGCCTGCTGCCTGGCCCAGGACACCGACGTCCTCCTCCTCGACGAGCCGACCACCTATCTCGACCTGCGCTACCAGGTCGAGATCCTCGACCTCGTACGCGACCTCGCCGACAGCCACGGCGTCACGGTCGGCGTCGTCCTGCACGACCTGGACCAGGCCGCCGCCGTGGCCGACCAGGTCGTCCTCCTCTCGTCCGGGCGGATCGTCGCCGCGGGCACGCCCGCGGAGGTGTACGCCCCCGAGCGGCTCAGCGACGCGTACGGCATCCGCATCGACGTCGAGCCCGACTCCTCCACCGGCATCCCGCGCACCCGCGCGGTCGGCCGCCACCACCTTCGTTCCGAAAGGCCCTGA
- a CDS encoding iron-siderophore ABC transporter substrate-binding protein, translating into MKNQYLTWPALAAAAALALTACGTTEAPKKESAKDSAVTITDSRGKEITLDGPATRVVGTEWNVVESLVTLGVQPVGVADVKGYTAYNTAAPLTKGVKDIGTRGEPSVATVASLKPDLIVATTDLSDSAIAQLSKAAPVAVVRSADASRQIDQMVDTVELIGKATGKEDKAESEVASFRKAVADGRKKLADAGLDGEKVAFADGWQEGNQVSVRPYVKGSLLADVNTELGLVDPWKLKGDKAYGLAATDVEGLTKIGDARFAYIANDSDGGDPFADGLKDNAVWKSLPFVKNDEVHRLPDGIWMFGGTASMREYIDALVGALTA; encoded by the coding sequence ATGAAGAACCAGTACCTGACGTGGCCCGCCCTCGCCGCCGCGGCAGCACTCGCCCTCACGGCCTGCGGCACCACCGAGGCGCCGAAGAAGGAGTCCGCCAAGGACAGCGCGGTGACGATCACCGACTCCCGCGGCAAGGAGATCACGCTCGACGGGCCGGCGACGCGCGTCGTCGGCACCGAGTGGAACGTCGTCGAGTCGCTCGTGACCCTCGGCGTCCAGCCGGTCGGCGTGGCCGACGTCAAGGGCTACACCGCCTACAACACCGCCGCGCCGCTCACCAAGGGCGTCAAGGACATAGGCACCCGGGGCGAGCCCAGCGTCGCCACCGTCGCGAGCCTCAAGCCCGACCTCATCGTCGCCACCACCGACCTGTCCGACTCCGCCATCGCGCAGCTGTCCAAGGCCGCCCCGGTCGCCGTGGTCCGCTCGGCCGACGCGAGCCGGCAGATCGACCAGATGGTCGACACCGTCGAGCTCATCGGCAAGGCCACCGGCAAGGAGGACAAGGCCGAGTCCGAGGTCGCATCCTTCCGCAAGGCGGTCGCGGACGGCAGGAAGAAGCTCGCGGACGCCGGTCTCGACGGCGAGAAGGTCGCCTTCGCCGACGGCTGGCAGGAGGGCAACCAGGTCTCGGTGCGCCCGTACGTCAAGGGCTCGCTGCTCGCCGACGTGAACACCGAACTCGGTCTCGTGGACCCGTGGAAGCTGAAGGGCGACAAGGCCTACGGCCTGGCGGCGACCGATGTCGAGGGCCTCACGAAGATCGGCGACGCGCGGTTCGCGTACATCGCCAACGACTCCGACGGCGGCGACCCGTTCGCCGACGGCCTCAAGGACAACGCGGTGTGGAAGTCCCTCCCGTTCGTCAAGAACGACGAGGTCCACCGGCTGCCCGACGGCATCTGGATGTTCGGCGGCACCGCGTCGATGCGTGAGTACATCGACGCCCTCGTCGGCGCGCTGACCGCCTGA
- a CDS encoding TOPRIM nucleotidyl transferase/hydrolase domain-containing protein, with the protein MDTATRFRQTVITWAAGDGHPPAPAEAGAARELAAVLGLRTVVLVEGVSDRAAVEALAERQGRRLSAEGVVVVPLGGATSITRFLRLLGPDGLDVRPAGLCDAAEQRFFVQGLERTGFGTARTSDDLAALGFFTCRADLEDELIRALGTDGVRQVIDDQGDLRTFRIFQRQPAQRERTVEAQLRRFMGTIGGRKEHYARALTRALDLARPPGPLDGLLSHI; encoded by the coding sequence GTGGACACAGCGACGCGCTTCCGGCAGACGGTCATCACCTGGGCCGCGGGAGACGGGCACCCGCCGGCGCCCGCCGAGGCCGGGGCCGCCCGTGAACTCGCGGCCGTCCTGGGCCTGCGCACCGTGGTGCTCGTCGAGGGCGTCAGCGACCGGGCGGCCGTCGAGGCCCTCGCCGAACGTCAGGGGCGCCGCCTGAGCGCCGAGGGCGTCGTGGTCGTGCCGCTCGGGGGCGCCACCAGCATCACCCGCTTCCTGCGCCTGCTGGGGCCCGACGGGCTCGACGTCCGGCCCGCGGGCCTGTGCGACGCGGCGGAGCAGCGCTTCTTCGTCCAGGGCCTGGAGCGGACCGGCTTCGGCACCGCCCGGACCTCCGACGACCTGGCGGCGCTGGGCTTCTTCACCTGCCGCGCCGACCTGGAGGACGAGCTGATCCGGGCGCTCGGCACGGACGGCGTCCGGCAGGTCATCGACGACCAGGGGGACCTGCGCACGTTCCGGATCTTCCAACGCCAGCCCGCCCAGCGGGAGCGGACGGTCGAGGCGCAGTTGCGGCGCTTCATGGGGACCATCGGCGGCCGCAAGGAGCACTATGCGCGAGCGCTGACCCGGGCGCTGGACCTCGCGCGACCGCCGGGACCGCTGGACGGACTCCTCTCCCACATCTGA
- a CDS encoding subtilase-type protease inhibitor: protein MRRNPQAVFATVTASTLLLTGLATATAQAAPARAESLYAPSALVLTVARGDDALTATVERAVTLTCAPTAGGTHPAPAAACQELAAVQGEFSELTAGPSNRTCTRQWDPLVVTAHGVWQGKRVQFSTTYGNACEMAGSMNDNAVFAF, encoded by the coding sequence ATGCGACGCAACCCTCAGGCAGTCTTCGCAACCGTCACGGCGAGCACCCTTCTGCTCACCGGACTCGCGACCGCCACCGCCCAGGCCGCACCGGCCAGGGCCGAGAGCCTCTACGCGCCCTCGGCCCTCGTCCTCACCGTGGCCCGCGGGGATGACGCGCTGACGGCCACCGTCGAGCGGGCCGTGACGCTCACCTGCGCCCCCACCGCCGGGGGAACGCACCCCGCTCCCGCCGCGGCCTGCCAGGAACTGGCCGCGGTCCAGGGGGAGTTCTCCGAACTGACCGCCGGTCCGTCGAACCGGACCTGTACCCGCCAGTGGGACCCGCTCGTCGTGACCGCCCACGGCGTCTGGCAGGGCAAGCGGGTCCAGTTCAGCACCACCTACGGCAACGCCTGCGAGATGGCGGGCAGCATGAACGACAACGCCGTATTCGCCTTCTGA
- a CDS encoding MFS transporter, producing MSRTPGSAHRRKRLGYPAAAVVFAIGMAGTTLPTPLYGLYRERLGFSELMVTVVFAVYALGVIATLLLAGNVSDEAGRRPVLLAALVFSAASALCFLFEGGLPALFAGRLLSGFAAGLLSGAATVTVMELAPPGRAARAGLAATAANMGGLGCGPLLSGLLAEYAPWPLRLPFLVHLALIAVAAVLTWLLPETVACSRVRGVRLRPQGLAVPPAMRGVFATSALAAFAGFSLLGLFTAVAPAFVSETLDVHNLALAGLVVFSVFLASTAGQALMGRVGERRALPGGCFVLVAGLLLVGASLLFASLPLLVAGALCGGLGQGLAFRGAVTAISAAAPAEHRAATVSAFFVIAYLGISLPVVGVGALTLGIGLRNAGLTFAGCVLALALGVGLYLARRPPVPR from the coding sequence ATGAGCCGGACGCCCGGCTCCGCCCACCGGAGGAAGCGCCTCGGCTACCCGGCCGCGGCGGTCGTCTTCGCCATCGGCATGGCGGGCACCACACTGCCCACACCGCTCTACGGCCTCTACCGGGAACGGCTCGGCTTCTCCGAACTGATGGTGACGGTGGTGTTCGCCGTCTACGCCCTGGGCGTGATCGCCACCCTGCTGCTCGCCGGGAACGTCTCCGACGAGGCCGGGCGCCGGCCCGTCCTCCTGGCCGCCCTGGTCTTCTCGGCGGCCAGCGCCCTCTGCTTCCTCTTCGAGGGCGGGCTCCCCGCCCTGTTCGCCGGACGGCTCCTCTCCGGGTTCGCCGCCGGACTGCTGAGCGGCGCGGCGACCGTCACCGTGATGGAACTGGCCCCGCCGGGGCGCGCGGCGCGGGCGGGACTGGCCGCGACCGCCGCCAACATGGGCGGCCTGGGGTGCGGCCCGCTGCTGTCCGGGCTGCTCGCCGAGTACGCCCCCTGGCCCCTGCGGCTCCCTTTCCTCGTGCACCTGGCGCTGATCGCCGTGGCCGCCGTGCTGACCTGGCTCCTCCCCGAGACGGTCGCCTGCTCCCGGGTACGGGGAGTGCGGCTGCGCCCTCAGGGACTGGCCGTCCCGCCCGCGATGCGCGGCGTGTTCGCCACCTCGGCGCTGGCCGCCTTCGCCGGGTTCTCCCTGCTGGGCCTCTTCACGGCGGTCGCCCCCGCGTTCGTGTCCGAGACGCTCGACGTGCACAACCTGGCCCTGGCGGGACTCGTCGTCTTCTCCGTCTTCCTCGCCTCGACGGCCGGGCAGGCGCTCATGGGACGGGTCGGGGAACGGCGTGCCCTGCCGGGCGGCTGTTTCGTGCTGGTCGCCGGACTCCTGCTGGTGGGAGCCTCGTTGCTGTTCGCCTCGCTTCCCCTGCTCGTCGCCGGTGCGCTGTGCGGCGGCCTCGGCCAGGGGCTCGCGTTCCGGGGCGCGGTGACGGCGATCAGCGCCGCCGCGCCGGCCGAGCACCGGGCCGCGACCGTCTCCGCCTTCTTCGTCATCGCCTACCTCGGCATCTCCCTGCCCGTGGTCGGCGTCGGCGCCCTCACCCTGGGTATCGGGCTCAGGAACGCCGGGCTGACCTTCGCCGGCTGTGTGCTGGCACTCGCACTCGGCGTCGGGCTGTACCTGGCGCGGCGCCCTCCCGTACCCCGTTGA
- a CDS encoding nuclear transport factor 2 family protein, producing the protein MEDSGAGSGPPPDGADAQDPAVRARLVALVEEWSAAIVSNDVPRIDAFMADEWVIVSESGITDRDAFLGYVASGDLTHSAMRTIGPSRVRVHRDTATVTARMTNTAHYGGRRLDADEWVTDVFVRRDGRWLCALTHITSAAPTDPPPDA; encoded by the coding sequence ATGGAAGACAGCGGAGCCGGCTCCGGACCGCCGCCGGACGGCGCCGACGCCCAGGACCCCGCGGTCCGGGCCCGGCTCGTCGCCCTGGTGGAGGAGTGGTCCGCCGCGATCGTCTCGAACGACGTGCCGCGGATCGACGCCTTCATGGCCGACGAATGGGTCATCGTCTCCGAGTCCGGCATCACGGACCGCGACGCGTTCCTCGGCTACGTCGCGTCCGGCGACCTGACCCACTCGGCGATGCGCACCATCGGTCCGTCGAGGGTCCGCGTCCACCGGGACACCGCCACGGTCACCGCGCGGATGACGAACACCGCCCACTACGGTGGCCGTCGCCTCGACGCCGACGAATGGGTCACGGACGTCTTCGTCCGGCGTGACGGCCGCTGGCTGTGCGCGCTCACCCACATCACCTCCGCCGCCCCGACGGACCCTCCGCCCGACGCATGA
- a CDS encoding iron ABC transporter permease codes for MSTRTTTAPPAPVKTGAGAAGPAGGGSPAAGPPARRGRMFLLAVTGIVALAALAIVHVGQGTAAVDLHTLWQLATGAASDRSADEQTAAVVLDSRLPRLAAGLLVGCALGAAGAALQSVSRNMLASPDTLAVNAGAYLAVVAVAAFGITLPALPAGATAFLGGLLAAGVVLGLSRAGAGPIRLVLAGSALTLALSGLSGMLLLLRSQQTTGLFAWGNGSLAQIGMQSIDRLAPVALLAFAGLMLMGRRLDILALGDDGAAVVGVSPRLTRSTAVILAVLLAAVSVAVAGPVGFVGLCAPAVVRLLSTWIPGLVRHHAFIPASALAGVLVVLGADVALRAVFGAQAGAEVPTGIVTTCFGALVLIVLAYRSRDMGTDSGSTAFARLRGRRAFVLTLVATVVGLLGAVVAATLFGDATLLLGDVGNWLTGRAGQFVGYVLDTRVPRVAAALLAGAALAVAGAVVQAVSRNPLAEPGVLGVVSGAGVGAVAVLTVVPLASFWLIGGSALAGATAAAALVFGLAARRGLEQNRLVLIGIGVQAGAGAFVSLLIVLTDPYNETKALAWLGGSTYGRTFPELIPVLVGLVVALPVLALMRRELDLIGLDDETPALLGVRIGATRLALLSLAVLLTAGAVAAVGVIGFVGLVAPHAARALVGRSHVRVVPVSALLGALLVVVSDLVGRAVIAPAQIPVGLLTAVIGAPYFIWLLWRSRREG; via the coding sequence ATGAGCACACGCACCACAACCGCCCCGCCCGCCCCGGTGAAGACCGGGGCGGGCGCGGCCGGTCCGGCCGGGGGCGGGTCCCCGGCGGCCGGCCCGCCGGCCCGTCGCGGCCGGATGTTCCTCCTCGCGGTCACGGGGATCGTCGCGCTGGCGGCCCTCGCGATCGTGCACGTGGGCCAGGGCACCGCCGCCGTCGACCTGCACACGCTCTGGCAGTTGGCCACGGGGGCCGCCTCCGACCGGAGCGCCGACGAGCAGACGGCCGCCGTCGTCCTGGACTCCCGGCTGCCCCGGCTCGCCGCGGGGCTCCTCGTGGGCTGCGCGCTCGGCGCGGCGGGCGCGGCCCTCCAGTCGGTGTCGCGCAACATGCTGGCCTCCCCCGACACGCTCGCCGTGAACGCGGGCGCGTACCTCGCGGTCGTCGCCGTCGCCGCGTTCGGGATCACGCTGCCCGCGCTGCCGGCCGGGGCCACGGCGTTCCTCGGCGGGCTGCTGGCGGCGGGCGTCGTCCTCGGCCTGTCCCGGGCGGGGGCCGGACCGATCCGGCTGGTGCTGGCGGGTTCGGCGCTCACCCTCGCCCTGTCCGGGCTGAGCGGGATGCTGCTGCTCCTGCGCTCCCAGCAGACGACCGGGCTGTTCGCCTGGGGCAACGGCTCGCTCGCCCAGATCGGCATGCAGTCCATCGACCGGCTCGCCCCGGTCGCGCTCCTGGCGTTCGCCGGGCTCATGCTGATGGGCCGCCGGCTGGACATCCTGGCCCTCGGCGACGACGGAGCCGCGGTCGTGGGGGTGAGCCCCCGGCTGACCCGCAGCACGGCCGTGATCCTCGCGGTGCTGCTGGCGGCGGTGTCCGTGGCGGTCGCGGGGCCGGTCGGCTTCGTCGGGCTGTGCGCGCCCGCCGTGGTCCGCCTGCTCAGCACGTGGATCCCGGGCCTGGTCCGGCACCACGCGTTCATCCCCGCGTCGGCGCTCGCGGGTGTGCTGGTCGTGCTCGGTGCGGACGTGGCCCTGCGCGCGGTGTTCGGCGCCCAGGCGGGTGCCGAGGTGCCCACCGGCATCGTCACGACCTGCTTCGGCGCGCTCGTCCTGATCGTCCTGGCCTACCGGTCGCGCGACATGGGCACGGACAGCGGCTCGACGGCGTTCGCCCGGCTGCGCGGTCGCCGGGCGTTCGTCCTCACGCTGGTGGCGACGGTCGTGGGGCTCCTCGGCGCGGTGGTGGCGGCGACGCTCTTCGGCGACGCGACGCTGCTCCTGGGCGATGTGGGCAACTGGCTCACCGGCCGGGCGGGCCAGTTCGTCGGTTACGTCCTCGACACACGCGTCCCCCGGGTCGCGGCGGCCCTGCTGGCCGGTGCGGCGCTGGCCGTCGCGGGTGCCGTCGTCCAGGCGGTGTCGCGCAACCCGCTGGCGGAGCCGGGCGTCCTCGGCGTCGTCAGCGGTGCGGGGGTCGGGGCGGTCGCCGTCCTCACCGTCGTACCGCTGGCGAGCTTCTGGCTGATCGGCGGCTCCGCGCTGGCCGGTGCGACGGCCGCCGCGGCGCTGGTGTTCGGTCTCGCCGCACGCCGCGGGCTGGAACAGAACCGGCTGGTGCTGATCGGCATCGGCGTCCAGGCCGGGGCGGGCGCGTTCGTGAGCCTGCTGATCGTGCTCACCGACCCGTACAACGAGACGAAGGCGCTGGCCTGGCTCGGCGGTTCGACGTACGGGCGAACGTTCCCCGAGCTGATCCCGGTGCTGGTGGGCCTGGTCGTCGCGCTGCCCGTCCTCGCGTTGATGCGCCGCGAGCTGGACCTGATCGGGCTGGACGACGAGACGCCCGCCCTGCTCGGCGTGCGGATCGGCGCGACCCGGCTGGCGCTGCTGAGCCTGGCCGTCCTCCTGACGGCGGGTGCCGTGGCGGCGGTCGGCGTGATCGGTTTCGTCGGCCTCGTCGCCCCGCACGCGGCACGTGCCCTGGTGGGCCGCAGTCATGTGCGGGTCGTTCCGGTGAGCGCGCTGCTCGGCGCGCTGCTGGTGGTCGTGTCCGACCTGGTCGGCCGGGCGGTCATCGCCCCGGCGCAGATCCCGGTCGGACTGCTGACGGCCGTGATCGGCGCCCCGTACTTCATCTGGCTGCTCTGGCGGTCGCGGCGCGAGGGGTGA